The following are from one region of the Falco biarmicus isolate bFalBia1 chromosome 1, bFalBia1.pri, whole genome shotgun sequence genome:
- the ZGRF1 gene encoding protein ZGRF1 isoform X5, with the protein MASQEFTVLYTHQKMKKSKTWQDGILRITTGRNKAILFDDKGQCLESIFVKSQVNAGDNLEGERYLITVEAVKLNEKSFEDQPRKAEAPAVNRNGVKPGVLPPRHLSVGLKRKFTGFQGPRQVGKKILAMEDGLKSMTLPLSKQCQGTLSSKFYVTSPLFSTVSKKDTETNMFADFHEDVCMGNDTEHMSVSSLLSAPFLDRCEKAEKQNSDQSIVKPEPSQITGDTKSSSQTAGHRAASGNIRSTAQIIALLKSKPTQGCREQTPAVTECLSRFQASGNTGSLHKSTILHGFSGNSAKRLMQNIQDLPFTKGTVNDKKEWNAEMLLNSSEQPCVKEVTRHDKEADNLSHDLQDPCNTNSCFLPESIVSRMSDSQFVLSSGDVSCSASPITSEKKHSRYRGRSVTSSPKEDSSVKLQSELQPRQNPGEPSDLQLSEDLTLTETGIVKEELSTHGKDCGLGEQMMEVNFSLLEAFDFNDTNNEDLCERDVSKLTEGGMLSQSPDCLTEDDVAQNAALRLHSCCQVVTHSKNGEVKCSTSDGENDGNPCAGVMPSQLCDSDVGDTGTIAEDSANQTRFEVELLDDGCNIKEINEGQLNTEGTNKKDLDGCAVCTVNGMSQIKSKHSDLFPGDVNVNECHPKLSTFEKTGSISCISTSRITSAVDKKTEDDVIQLGCLKSPDVDLERFWGTKTDDIKPGSPLLALSQNLDPSYGSFQYIADHQDVFGVSHREDALISRSSVCPLGKGHSSLHETEIDENDFESLESINASQEACKGERIGTDCLKCMAMADNSSDLPDLVNNITLLRALTQHSTALESLQKIEENNSTLYEAETSKEIFEHLVKAKAIKQFTEIPYSESIQASSGSYFDSSGLMPVVFQGHQVKGSAASEIMLRAPCSQLGWQQYQDNTEFAAERFLSPLFSSNYVLSDFRESPGSRSPHEGDIREENFEKQSNVIEESRIDQSPLALNMYSEVLPRTVSDSISHSDLRQTQWTSWEPDKVISSVELTSPLNPDSTFSPASGSGETIGDMQEPLIHRMLPTQEKSSYPGECNLSRFKRPVKTRARVPFVSLPATEKVPDAVYPTDSEEVQQSFESSVVNLCNESAVFPISAFGPGDRNYETSVFGEYTEDEQREFVQSVFPNLTSQYRQSKWLKYQNMAQCDLIAQNSDDSEVTDDICAENVLGMLLGDTGESSAVNKSAPGSACLLTAKSMLDKCCANTSKEDFISERKLLSLHLSQTPLAEATQKVLSHLSCYTVTGYGQDITISELSFPNVDKVKYADLPKRKISIPTVFESHVHYKQIFKAALTEQLNIMLFGLSQRLHKALSKVDVSFYTSLKDGQSMSKESCVPLCSHMRPAKLVMVKKEGQNKGRLFYTCDAPKSEQCLFFKWIEDVNPSQIKSRPSAVLHDMKSVGTYLRSQNIALYEGCQLLVRKAFEVQAQRCSKFKKFMNTPDRFDGDSKKKLYLKLSRKEHYSFYSKVIVHALLVCNASGELTALRNMEEHFNPSTLPLMPYLLKMNFRSENATNRVNKRKFIPPAINLKRTMTYGPVSTEVAMELAKKMIQTFLLNPDQATSLIRIAQMMTSCENLKPVEEHQILPITIIHGVFGAGKSYLLSVVILFLVQLFESSEATKGPRPAQWKLLIASSTNVAIDRILQGLLDLGFEDFIRVGSIRKITKAILPHSLHAGSGNDNEQLKELLALMKEDLTPTEKMYVRKSIEQHKLGTNKTILQQVKVVGVTCAACPFPCLNALKFPVVMLDECSQITEPASLLPIARFQCEKLVLVGDPKQLPPTIQGSESVHEKGLEQTLFDRLCLMGHKTILLRTQYRCHPAISAIANELFYEGNLIDGVSEKDRSPLLDWLPTLCFYNVNGVEQIERDNSFYNMAEVHFAVKLIQALVASGIKGSAIGLITLYKSQMCKTQNLVSDIHSEAFELKAVQVSTVDAFQGAEKEIIVLSCVRTRQIGFIDSEKRMNVALTRAKRHLLIVGNLACLSRNRLWGRVIHHCKGWENGLQHASQCEQQLNEILTCYLEKREEEAQKN; encoded by the exons ATGGCTTCTCAAGAATTTACT GTGTTATATACTcaccaaaaaatgaaaaaatcaaaaACGTGGCAAGATGGAATTCTGAGGATTACAACTGGCAGAAATAAG GCTATCTTGTTTGATGATAAAGGACAATGTTTGGAGAGTATTTTTGTGAAATCTCAG GTGAATGCTGGAGATAATTTAGAAGGTGAACGATATTTGATCACAGTGGAAGCAGTAAAATTGaatgaaaaatcttttgaagATCAgccaaggaaagcagaagctcCAGCAGTGAATAGAAATGGTGTAAAACCTGGTGTTCTGCCTCCACGACATCTGTCTGTTGGCTTGAAAAGGAAGTTTACA GGTTTCCAAGGGCCACGCCaagttggaaagaaaatactagCAATGGAAGACGGATTAAAATCAATGACGTTACCTTTATCTAAGCAGTGTCAGGGTACTTTGTCATCCAAGTTTTATGTTACCTCTCCATTATTTTCTACAGTTTCTAAGAAGGATACAGAAACAAATATGTTTGCAGACTTTCATGAAGATGTGTGTATGGGTAACGATACAGAGCACATGTCTGTCTCCTCACTGCTTTCTGCTCCATTTCTTGACAGATGTGAGAAGGCAGAGAAGCAAAACTCTGATCAGTCCATTGTGAAGCCAGAACCTTCTCAAATTACTGGGGACACCAAATCTAGTAGTCAGACAGCTGGTCACAGGGCAGCTTCAGGCAACATAAGGAGCACAGCACAGATAATTGCTCTTTTGAAGTCTAAACCAACGCAAGGATGCAGAGAGCAAACACCCGCAGTCACAGAATGCCTTTCTAGGTTTCAGGCATCAGGAAACACAGGTAGCTTACATAAGAGCACAATCCTGCATGGTTTTTCAGGCAACAGTGCCAAAAGACTCATGCAAAATATTCAGGACCTGCCTTTTACGAAGGGAACTGTAAATGATAAAAAGGAATGGAATGCTGAAATGCTTCTAAATTCATCTGAACAACCTTGTGTTAAAGAAGTCACAAGACATGACAAAGAGGCAGATAATTTAAGTCACGACTTACAAGATCCCTGCAATACAAATAGTTGCTTCCTACCTGAATCCATTGTAAGTAGAATGAGTGACAGTCAGTTTGTCCTATCCTCAGGTGACGTTTCATGTTCAGCAAGTCCAAtcacctctgaaaaaaaacactcCAGATACAGAGGACGTTCAGTGACTAGCAGTCCTAAGGAGGATTCATCTGTGAAGTTGCAAAGTGAGCTTCAGCCCAGACAAAATCCAGGAGAGCCTAGTGATCTGCAGCTCTCTGAGGACTTAACATTGACTGAAACTGGAATTGTAAAGGAGGAATTAAGTACACATGGCAAAGACTGTGGTCTGGGTGAACAGATGATGGAGGTTAACTTCAGTCTACTGGAGGCTTTTGATTTTAATGACACCAACAATGAAGACCTGTGTGAAAGAGATGTGAGTAAACTCACTGAAGGAGGCATGCTTTCACAAAGTCCAGATTGCTTAACAGAAGATGATGTAGCACAAAATGCTGCACTGAGGCTTCATTCTTGCTGTCAAGTAGTGACGCACAGTAAAAATGGAGAAGTCAAATGTTCAACATCTGATGGAGAGAATGATGGAAATCCCTGCGCTGGGGTTATGCCATCTCAGCTTTGCGACAGCGATGTCGGAGATACAGGGACAATTGCAGAAGACTCTGCAAACCAGACCAGATTTGAAGTGGAACTTTTGGATGATGGATGcaacataaaagaaattaatgaaggCCAATTAAATACTGAAGGCACAAACAAGAAGGATCTTGATGGCTGTGCAGTGTGTACCGTTAATGGCATGTCACAGATAAAAAGCAAGCACTCTGATCTCTTTCCTGGAGACGTAAATGTTAATGAATGTCACCCTAAACTGAGTACGTTTGAGAAAACTGGAAgtatttcatgtatttctaCCAGCAGAATAACTTCTGCAGTGGACAAAAAGACCGAAGATGATGTTATACAGCTTGGATGCCTGAAATCCCCAGATGTTGATTTAGAGCGCTTCTGGGGTACTAAGACTGATGACATTAAACCAGGTAGTCCTTTGCTGGCTTTGTCACAAAACTTAGATCCTAGCTATGGCTCATTCCAATATATTGCAGACCACCAAGACGTGTTTGGTGTTTCACATAGGGAAGATGCTTTAATTTCCAGAAGTTCTGTCTGTCCTTTAGGAAAAGGCCATTCATCTCTACACGAAACAGAAATAGATGAAAATGACTTTGAAAGTTTAGAGAGCATAAATGCCTCTCAGGAAGCCTGCAAAGGTGAAAGAATAGGAACGGATTGCCTGAAATGCATGGCAATGGCTGACAATTCATCAGATCTTCCTGATTTGGTAAACAATATCACTCTTCTAAGAGCTTTGACTCAACATAGCACAGCATTAGAAAGCTTACAAAAGATTGAGGAAAATAATAGCACATTATATGAAGCAGAGACTTCTAAAGAGATATTTGAACACCTTGTGAAGGCTAAAG CTATAAAACAGTTTACGGAAATACCTTACTCAGAAAGTATACAGGCATCTTCCGGTTCATACTTTGATTCTTCTGGCCTTATG CCTGTTGTGTTTCAAGGGCACCAAGTAAAAGGATCAGCAGCTAGTGAGATAATGTTGagagctccctgctcccagctagGATGGCAGCAGTACCAAGATAATACAGAGTTTGCAGCTGAGAGATTTTTGTCACCCCTGTTTTCAAGCAATTATGTCTTGTCTGACTTCAGAGAg TCTCCAGGTTCAAGAAGTCCTCATGAGGGTGATATCAGAGAAgagaattttgaaaagcagtctAATGTTATTGAAGAGTCAAGAATAGATCAGTCCC CGTTGGCATTGAATATGTATTCTGAAGTTCTACCACGGACAGTGTCAGACTCAATTTCACATTCTGATTTGAGACAAACACAGTGGACTTCATGGGAACCTGACAAG GTGATATCATCAGTGGAACTGACTTCCCCGCTTAATCCAGACTCTACATTTTCTCCAGCTTCAGGAAGTGGGGAAACTATTGGAGATATGCAAGAGCCTCTGATACACAGGATGTTGCCAA CACAGGAGAAATCCAGCTATCCAGGGGAATGCAACCTCTCAAGATTCAAACGCCCAGTTAAAACACGAGCTCGAGTTCCGTTTGTCAGTCTTCCTGCCACTGAGAAGGTTCCCGATGCAGTTTATCCAACTGACAGTGAGGAGGTCCAGCAATCTTTTGAGTCTTCAGTAGTCAATTTATGCAACGAGTCAGCGGTATTTCCTATTAGTGCTTTTGGCCCTGGGGACAGAAATTATGAAACCTCTGTGTTTGGAGAGTATACGGAAGATGAACAAAGGGAGTTTGTACAATCAGTATTCCCTAATTTGACTTCACAATATAGACAAAGCAAGTGGCTAAAATATCAAAACATGGCTCAGTGTGACTTGATAGCTCAAAATAGTGATGATAGCGAAGTGACTGATGACATCTGTGCTGAGAATGTCCTTGGAATGCTGCTGGGTGATACAGGAGAGAGCAGTGCCGTGAATAAAAGCGCTCCCGGCTCTGCATGTCTACTGACAGCAAAGAGCATGCTTGATAAATGCTGTGCAAATACCAGCAAGGAAGATTTCATTTCAGAGAGGAAGTTACTTTCTCTGCACTTAAGTCAGACACCTTTGGCTGAAGCAACACAAAAGGTGTTAAGTCATCTGAGCTGCTACACTGTAACAGGATACGGCCAG gACATAACAATTTCTGAGTTGTCTTTTCCTAATGTGGATAAAGTAAAATATGCTGATCTTCCTAAAAGAAAGATTTCCATACCAACTGTTTTTGAGTCTCATGTTCActacaaacagatttttaaagctgctctgACAG AGCAATTAAACATAATGCTATTTGGGTTGTCACAAAGATTACACAAAGCTCTTTCAAAAGTGGATGTATCATTTTACACATCACTGAAAGATGGGCAAAGCATGAGCAAAGAAAGCTGCGTTCCACTCTGCAGTCACATGCGTCCTGCTAAGCTTGTTATGGTTAAAAAAGAAGGTCAAAACAAG gGTCGTTTGTTCTATACCTGTGATGCCCCAAAATCTGagcagtgtttgtttttcaagtggATAGAAGATGTGAACCCCTCGCAGATAAAATCCAGACCTAGTGCAGTGCTTCATGATATGAAAAGTGTTGGGACATACCTCAGAAGTCAAAATATTGCTCTCTATGAGGGATGCCAGCTCTTGGTGAG GAAAGCCTTTGAAGTTCAAGCACAACGGTGTAGTAAGTTCAAGAAATTTATGAATACACCTGATAGATTTGATGGTGATTCCAAAAAAAAGTTGTACCTCAAACTAAGTAGAAAGGAGCATTATTCTTTCTATAGCAAAG TGATTGTTCATGCCTTGCTGGTTTGTAATGCTAGTGGTGAGCTTACAGCTTTAAGGAATATGGAGGAGCACTTCAATCCATCTACGTTACCACTAATGCCATATCTATTAAAGAT GAATTTTCGTTCTGAAAATGCTACTAATAGagtcaacaaaagaaaatttattccaCCTGCCATCAACCTGAAACGCACAATGACGTATGGACCCGTCAGCACTGAAGTGGCAATGGAACTAGCTAAAAAGATGATCCAAACGTTCTTGTTGAACCCAGATCAAGCTACATCACTGATTCGGATAGCTCAGATGATGACCTCATGTGAAAATCTCAAACCAGTGGAAGAACACCAGATCTTGCCTATCACAATTATACATG GTGTTTTTGGAGCTGGCAAGAGCTATCTGCTGTCTGTTGTGATTTTGTTCTTAGTACAGCTCTTTGAAAGTAGTGAAGCTACCAAGGGTCCAAGGCCAGCTCAGTGGAAACTTCTGATTGCTTCTTCCACTAATGTTGCCATAGACAGGATACTGCAGGG TCTACTTGATCTTGGATTTGAGGATTTTATCAGAGTGGGAAGTATTAGGAAAATCACCAAAGCAATTCTTCCCCATAG tTTACATGCTGGCTCAGGAAACGATAATGAGCAGTTAAAAGAGCTGCTTGCTCTCATGAAAGAAGATTTAACTCCAACTGAAAAAATGTATGTAAGGAAGAGTATCGAGCAACATAAACTGGGGACCAATAAAACTATACTGCAACAG GTAAAAGTGGTTGGAGTGACCTGTGCTGCCTGCCCGTTCCCTTGTCTGAATGCTCTTAAGTTTCCTGTAGTGATGCTGGATGAGTGCAGTCAGATAACCGAAcctgcttctctccttcctATTGCAAG GTTTCAGTGTGAAAAGCTAGTCCTTGTTGGAGACCCTAAGCAATTACCACCAACTATTCAAGGGTCTGAGAGTGTTCATGAAAAGGGATTGGAGCAGACTCTCTTTGACCGGCTTTGCTTAATG GGACATAAAACAATACTTCTTCGGACACAGTACCGATGTCACCCTGCTATTAGTGCCATAGCCAACGAGCTGTTCTACGAAGGAAATCTGATAGATGGTGTTTCCGAGAAAGATAGAAGTCCTTTATTGGATTGGCTTCCAACACTATGTTTTTATAATGTTAACGGGGTAGAGCAA ATTGAAAGAGACAACAGCTTTTATAACATGGCAGAAGTTCATTTTGCAGTCAAGCTCATCCAGGCTCTAGTTGCAAGTGGAATAAAAGGATCTGCAATTGGTCTGATTACTCTTTATAAATCACAGATGTGTAAG ACTCAGAATTTGGTTAGCGACATACACTCTGAGGCTTTTGAACTTAAAGCTGTCCAGGTGTCCACTGTAGATGCATTCCAAGGAGCTGAGAAGGAGATCATTGTTCTGTCGTGTGTAAGAACAAGACAAATTGGGTTCATCGACTCAGAAAAGAGGATGAACGTTGCACTGACGAGAGCAAAGAGGCACCTGTTGATTGTTGGAAATCTGGCCTGTTTAAGTAGGAACAGACTGTGGGGAAGAGTAATTCATCACTGCAAAG GATGGGAAAATGGATTGCAACATGCAAGCCAGTGTGAGCAGCAGCTAAACGAAATTCTTACATGTTACTTGGAGAAACGGgaggaagaagcacagaaaaattaa